From a single Silene latifolia isolate original U9 population chromosome 6, ASM4854445v1, whole genome shotgun sequence genomic region:
- the LOC141588469 gene encoding uncharacterized protein LOC141588469, with protein MEMNGGRESPPMTPSSRMSEAKKGNKTSEETSSGEIQVGKEVDGLVEDLPYEEEVGEDATEEVLLQPATKVTKKANPPKVLSDSQLVTHIPYPSRAIKSRENFKYAKFCDMLEKLEVTLPFTEVILNMPTYTKILNDILTKKRVLSDQEIVAMEEACSAHLLNKMPIKLGDPGSFSSPCIVGGVPILRALCDLGASVSVIPLKVAKKIGIHSLASTTMTLQLADRSIKRPFGGRPFLATGGVLIDVRNGRLTFRIEGNKVEFNISNLINGPKLERACNIEVIDEVVKSVAREEPEMEEAFRISLHDEEMKDDHEVDDELLKKVEGLLPLKVQLKPLPPSLKYAFLGEGESYPVIINANLSEAQEIKL; from the exons ATGGAAATGAATGGTGGAAGGGAAAGCCCACCGATGACACCATCGTCAAGGATGAGTGAAGCAAAGAAAGGGAATAAAACAAGTGAAGAGACTTCAAGTGGGGAAATACAAGTGGGAAAGGAAGTTGATGGTTTAGTTGAGGATCTACCTTATGAGGAAGAAGTGGGTGAAGATGCTACCGAAGAAGTGCTCTTGCAACCCGCCACAAAGGTAACAAAGAAAGCAAACCCTCCAAAGGTACTCTCTGATTCTCAACTTGTCACCCATATTCCTTACCCCTCAAGAGCAATAAAGAGTAGGGAAAACTTCaagtatgccaagttttgtgacATGCTAGAGAAACTTGAAGTAACCCTACCCTTTACCGAAGTGATTTTGAACATGCCAACTTACACAAAAATTTTAAATGACATCTTGACTAAGAAAAGAGTCTTGAGTGACCAAGAAATTGTGGCAATGGAAGAAGCATGTAGTGCTCATCTTCTTAACAAAATGCCcattaaacttggtgacccgggaagcttttcaaGTCCTTGTATAGTTGGTGGTGTCCCGATATTAAGAGCTCTTTGTGACTtgggagcaagtgtgagtgttatTCCACTAAAGGTTGCAAAGAAGATTGGCATTCATAGTCTTGCTTCTACCACCATGACcctccaattggcggataggtccaTCAAGCGCCCTTTTGGAG GTAGGCCATTCTTGGCTACCGGAGGAGTTCTAATTGATGTGAGAAATGGGCGGCTGACCTTCCGGATTGAGGGTAACAAAGTCGAATTTAATATTTCAAATTTGATTAACGGTCCCAAGCTTGAGAGAGCATGTAATATTGAAGTGATTGATGAAGTAGTTAAATCGGTGGCTCGAGAAGAGCCGGAGATGGAAGAAGCCTTCCGAATCTCCCTACATGATGAGGAAATGAAGGATGACCATGAGGTCGAtgatgagcttttgaagaaagtGGAGGGACTTCTCCCtctaaaggtacaactcaaacctttACCTCCCTCACTCAAGTATGCCTTTCTTGGTGAGGGAGAGTCTTATCCCGTGATTATCAATGCCAACCTTAGTGAGGCTCAAGAGATAAAACTTTAA